A stretch of the Dioscorea cayenensis subsp. rotundata cultivar TDr96_F1 chromosome 4, TDr96_F1_v2_PseudoChromosome.rev07_lg8_w22 25.fasta, whole genome shotgun sequence genome encodes the following:
- the LOC120258132 gene encoding transcription factor MYB4-like, whose protein sequence is MGRGRAPCCEKVGLNKGSWTPAEDMRLMAYIQKYGHGNWRALPKQAGLLRCGKSCRLRWINYLRPDIKRGNFSREEEDTIIKLHSLLGNKWSKIASCLPGRTDNEIKNVWNTHLKKRVSHKEEKSSSSSSSEQSNVKNCNVKLDNQFGESKNSSQEKIEIEIEFEPSVDMSCMLISDNDDIDGVHSNFAEDFDKVVVSSSSSTNSYSSSDYNTNQEDPLWRSIMDEEYYPLMLDDDNDHEKNNNNSTKTLGEEYSKNEDKSKEWLANLERELDLDLWENEGSLQCFNDPVSCYFQRTL, encoded by the exons ATGGGTAGAGGAAGAGCTCCATGTTGTGAGAAGGTGGGGCTTAATAAGGGTTCATGGACACCAGCAGAGGACATGAGACTTATGGCTTATATACAAAAGTATGGCCATGGAAATTGGCGTGCTCTCCCTAAACAAGCAg GATTATTGAGGTGCGGAAAGAGTTGTCGTTTAAGATGGATTAATTACCTTCGACCGGATATTAAAAGAGGAAATTTCTCCAGAGAAGAAGAGGATACTATTATTAAGCTTCATTCTTTGCTTGGCAATAA atggtCAAAAATAGCATCTTGCTTACCTGGAAGAACtgacaatgaaataaaaaacgTGTGGAACACACACTTGAAAAAACGGGTCTcacacaaagaagaaaaatcttCCTCATCATCTTCTAGTGAGCAAAGCAATGTAAAGAATTGTAATGTCAAATTGGATAATCAATTCGGCGAATCAAAAAATAGTTCTCAAGAGAAGATTGAGATCGAgatcgagttcgagccgagtGTCGATATGTCATGTATGCTTATCAGTGACAATGATGACATTGATGGTGTACACTCGAACTTTGCCGAGGATTTCGACAAAGTAGTtgtgtcttcttcttcatcgACTAATTCCTATTCAAGTAGTGATTATAATACCAACCAAGAGGACCCTTTATGGAGGAGTATCATGGATGAAGAATATTATCCTCTCATgcttgatgatgataatgatcatgagaaaaataataataattcaacaaaAACATTAGGTGAGGAATATTCTAAGAATGAAGATAAAAGCAAGGAGTGGTTGGCAAACTTAGAAAGAGAACTTGATCTTGATTTGTGGGAAAATGAGGGCAGTCTACAATGTTTTAATGATCCTGTTTCCTGTTATTTTCAGAGAACCCTTTAG
- the LOC120258273 gene encoding LOW QUALITY PROTEIN: plastid lipid-associated protein 3, chloroplastic (The sequence of the model RefSeq protein was modified relative to this genomic sequence to represent the inferred CDS: inserted 4 bases in 2 codons), translating into MASLFVSPHPPLFAWNPNKPLLCFSVPKTLSFSVSRNPRHFSISAVANDGPDSDPENEPSSSFPRISDEWGEEKAETDPENDPSSSVPRITDEWGEVADSEPEIPSVPDPPQNEDEWGREPDLGKSDELRNGSPMAEAEEDDKLRDXLKRCLVDTFYGTELGFRASSEVRAEIFELVTQLETLNPTPAPIEAAELLDGDWDSTVSFHDVFSLNNQMLLYTAFSELLPLLAVGVIPLLKIKKISQSIDSKSSTIVNAAALSSPFATFSFSASASFEVQTPSRIKVEFKEGSLQPPEISSTVDLPENIDVFGRKIDLLPVRQTLNPVQEAFANIAHTLSGQPPLKVPIPGNRLGSWLLTTYLDKDLRISKGXDGGLFVLAKEGSPLLDLLS; encoded by the exons ATGGCGTCTCTCTTCGTCTCCCCGCATCCTCCGCTCTTCGCCTGGAACCCTAATAAGCCTCTCCTCTGCTTCTCCGTTCCCAAGACTCTCTCCTTCTCCGTTTCTCGAAACCCTAGGCATTTCTCTATCTCTGCCGTCGCCAATGATGGCCCTGATTCCGATCCTGAGAACGAGCCATCGTCTAGTTTTCCAAGAATCTCGGACGAGTGGGGGGAGGAGAAGGCAGAGACGGATCCTGAGAACGATCCATCGTCTAGTGTGCCGAGAATCACGGATGAGTGGGGAGAGGTGGCTGATTCGGAGCCGGAGATACCTTCAGTGCCAGATCCTCCCCAGAATGAGGACGAGTGGGGGAGGGAGCCCGATTTAGGGAAGTCCGATGAGTTGAGGAACGGGAGCCCGATGGCGGAGGCGGAGGAGGATGACAAGCTCAGGGA TTTGAAACGGTGCTTGGTTGATACTTTTTACGGGACGGAGTTGGGGTTTAGGGCTTCATCGGAGGTTAGGGCGGAGATCTTTGAGCTAGTTACTCAGTTGGAGACGCTAAATCCTACCCCGGCGCCGATCGAGGCAGCGGAGCTTCTTGATGGGGATTGGGATTCTACTGTGAGTTTTCATGATGTTTTTTCACTGAATAATCAAATGCTGTT GTACACTGCATTCTCTGAACTTCTGCCACTTCTAGCAGTTGGTGTGATACCATTGTTGAAAATTAAGAAGATATCTCAATCAATTGATAGTAAAAGTTCCACTATAGTTAATGCTGCAGCACTCTCTAGCCCATTTGCTACCTTCTCATTTAGTGCCTCTGCTTCCTTTGAAGTTCAAACACCATCAAGGATAAAG GTGGAGTTCAAGGAAGGAAGCTTGCAGCCGCCGGAGATATCATCGACAGTGGATCTACCAGAGAACATTGATGTCTTTGGGCGGAAGATTGACCTGCTACCGGTACGCCAGACACTGAATCCTGTGCAAGAGGCATTTGCAAACATTGCGCACACCCTTTCCGGTCAGCCACCACTCAAAGTCCCAATTCCGGGTAACAGGCTGGGGTCCTGGCTTCTCACAACTTACCTGGACAAGGATCTGAGGATTTCTAAGGG TGATGGGGGCTTATTTGTTCTTGCTAAAGAAGGCAGTCCGCTGCTGGATCTGTTGTCTTGA
- the LOC120258271 gene encoding uncharacterized protein LOC120258271, with the protein MAKGLVWATAEDLARNKPVVLSLYRKILRSLNSPQLPLPLAARLAKKAEARTIFLFGSEERSLHNIADLIDAAQHSLSILKKGRLP; encoded by the coding sequence ATGGCGAAAGGATTGGTATGGGCGACGGCGGAGGACTTAGCGAGGAACAAGCCAGTGGTGCTATCACTGTATCGGAAGATACTGAGAAGCCTGAACTCGCCTCAGCTCCCACTCCCTCTCGCTGCACGCCTCGCCAAGAAAGCAGAAGCACGAACCATCTTCCTGTTCGGATCCGAGGAACGCTCTCTTCATAACATCGCCGACCTCATCGACGCCGCCCAGCACTCCCTCTCCATCCTCAAAAAAGGCCGTCTCCCttag
- the LOC120258270 gene encoding LOW QUALITY PROTEIN: oligopeptide transporter 4-like (The sequence of the model RefSeq protein was modified relative to this genomic sequence to represent the inferred CDS: deleted 2 bases in 2 codons), with amino-acid sequence MAVGEDRRESAGAVESDDEISPIEEVRLTVTNTDDPTLPVWTFRMWFIGILCCALLSFLNQFFAYRTNPLIITQITVQVASLPVGRFLASALPTTRFKIPGFGDREFSLNPGPFNMKEHVLITIFANAGSAFGNGPAYAVGIVDIIKAFYKRSISFIAAWILIVTTQVLGYGWAGLMRKYVVEPAHMWWPSTLVQVSLFRALHEKEDRRMSRAKFFIIAFICSFAWYVVPGYLFTTLTSISWVCWAFSNSVTAQQLGSGSKGLALGAFTMDWSAIASFLFSPLVSPFFAIANVFIGYAALIYIAIPVAYWWLNLYNAKTYPIYSAKLFTPTGSRYNITAIVNEKFEIDLDAYEQQGRVSLSMFFALSYGFGFASIASTVTHVALFYGREIYEKFRASYQGKEDIHTRLMKRYEDIPGWWFYVLLLFTSVVSVILCTILKDQVQLPWWGLIFACLMAFMFTLPISIITATTNQTPGLNIITEYIMGVIQPGKPIANVCFKVYGYMSMTQAISFLSDFKLGHYMKIPPKSMFLVQFVGTMIAGTINLGVAWWLLGSIKNICDPDHLPMNSPWTCPNDLVFFDASVIWGLIGPRRIFGPLGNYIALNWFFLAGAVGPIIVWLLHKAFPSQSWIPLINLPVLIGATGSMPPATALNYSAWVAVGTVFNFFIFRYKKKWWTRYNYVLSAALDAGVAFMAVLLYFSLGLENVSLDWWGTRGEHCDLAACPTAKGVQVDGCPVF; translated from the exons ATGGCAGTGGGCGAAGATCGTCGGGAGAGTGCCGGAGCTGTAGAATCCGACGATGAGATATCGCCAATAGAGGAGGTACGGCTGACGGTGACGAACACTGACGATCCAACGCTGCCGGTATGGACATTCAGGATGTGGTTCATAGGAATCCTCTGCTGCGCTCTCCTCTCGTTTCTCAACCAGTTCTTCGCGTACCGCACCAACCCTCTGATCATCACCCAGATCACCGTTCAGGTGGCGTCTCTCCCCGTCGGTCGATTCCTCGCCTCCGCGCTCCCAACCACCAGATTCAAGATCCCTGGATTCGGAGACCGGGAGTTCTCACTGAATCCGGGGCCGTTCAATATGAAGGAGCACGTCTTGATCACGATCTTCGCCAACGCCGGCTCCGCCTTCGGGAATGGCCCCGCCTACGCCGTCGGCATCGTCGATATCATCAAGGCGTTCTACAAGAGATCCATTTCCTTTATCGCCGCCTGGATCCTCATTGTTACCACCCAG GTGTTGGGATATGGTTGGGCGGGCCTGATGAGGAAGTACGTCGTTGAGCCCGCCCACATGTGGTGGCCCAGCACGCTCGTTCAGGTCTCTCTTTTCCG GGCATTGCATGAGAAGGAGGACCGCCGCATGTCAAGAGCCAAATTCTTCATAATTGCCTTCATTTGCAGTTTCGCATGGTACGTTGTCCCTGGCTACCTGTTCACAACCCTCACAAGCATCTCCTGGGTGTGCTGGGCA TTCTCCAACTCAGTCACTGCCCAACAGCTAGGCTCTGGCAGCAAAGGCCTGGCTCTCGGTGCCTTCACAATGGACTGGAGTGCCATTGCCTCTTTCCTCTTCAGTCCCCTGGTCAGCCCGTTCTTTGCCATTGCCAATGTCTTCATTGGTTATGCGGCATTGATCTACATTGCCATCCCGGTCGCCTACTGgtggctcaacctctacaaTGCAAAGACCTACCCAATATACTCAGCCAAGCTCTTCACTCCCACGGGCTCACGTTACAACATCACAGCCATTGTGAATGAAAAGTTTGAGATTGACTTGGACGCCTATGAGCAGCAAGGAAGGGTTAGTCTCAGCATGTTCTTTGCTCTGAGTTATGGTTTTGGCTTCGCTTCCATTGCATCCACAGTTACCCATGTTGCCTTATTCTATGGAAG ggagatatatgaaaaattccGCGCTTCATATCAAGGAAAGGAAGACATCCACACAAGGCTGATGAAAAGATATGAGGATATACCTGGGTGGTGGTTTTATGTTCTGCTCCTCTTTACATCTGTGGTTTCTGTCATTCTGTGCACTATCTTGAAGGACCAAGTCCAGCTTCCATGGTGGGGTCTCATATTTGCATGTCTCATGGCCTTCATGTTCACTCTTCCTATCAGCATCATCACAGCCACAACAAACCAG ACTCCAGGACTGAACATAATCACAGAATACATCATGGGAGTCATTCAACCAGGAAAACCCATAGCCAATGTTTGCTTCAAAGTCtatggctacatgagcatgacaCAGGCTATATCTTTTCTTTCTGATTTCAAGCTCGGCCATTACATGAAAATCCCCCCAAAATCCATGTTCTTAGTCCAG TTTGTCGGCACAATGATTGCCGGAACGATAAACCTCGGTGTGGCCTGGTGGCTTCTTGGCTCCATT AAGAACATCTGCGACCCTGATCACCTGCCAATGAACAGCCCATGGACATGCCCGAATGACCTCGTCTTCTTCGACGCCTCTGTAATCTGGGGACTGATAGGACCTCGTCGGATATTCGGGCCACTGGGGAACTACATTGCGCTCAACTGGTTCTTTCTTGCAGGCGCAGTAGGGCCAATCATAGTGTGGCTCCTGCACAAGGCATTCCCAAGCCAGTCATGGATCCCATTGATAAACCTCCCAGTGCTGATAGGAGCAACAGGATCAATGCCACCAGCCACAGCACTCAACTACAGTGCATGGGTAGCAGTAGGCACAGTGTTCaacttcttcatcttcaggTACAAGAAGAAGTGGTGGACAAGGTATAACTACGTGCTATCTGCTGCATTGGATGCTGGAGTGGCGTTCATGGCCGTGCTGCTCTACTTTTCCCTGGGCTTAGAGAACGTGAGCCTGGACTGGTGGGGGACTCGCGGCGAGCACTGCGACCTCGCCGCTTGCCCCACGGCCAAAGGCGTTCAAGTTGATGGCTGCCCTGTTTTTTAG